A region from the Leguminivora glycinivorella isolate SPB_JAAS2020 chromosome 3, LegGlyc_1.1, whole genome shotgun sequence genome encodes:
- the LOC125224686 gene encoding uncharacterized protein LOC125224686, whose protein sequence is MDVLCGKLLKNTKFQTQRFLSTKNYIWARISTKVAWTVQRGRKPGKTRILTDTPVKNSIQMEELKREINKRKNTANKKGNKEELHQSSTSKIKPKKAMNPTKVKPKNVQESPNKKDVAIPNCSKSDQASDTKKNCILENTKLSYKM, encoded by the exons ATGGATGTTCTGTGCGGAAAGCtgctgaaaaatacaaaattccaAACTCAACGATTTTTAAGTACCAAAAATTATATCTGGGCCAGAATCTCGACCAAAGTCGCTTGGACAGTTCAACGTGGAAGAAAACCTGGTAAAACTAGGATACTAACTGATACGCCAGTGAAAAACTCAATTCAGATGGAGGAATTAAAGCGAGAAATTAATAAAAGAAAGAACACTGCTAATAAAAAAGGAAATAAGGAAGAACTAC ATCAGTCAAGTACAAGtaaaattaaaccaaaaaaagCCATGAATCCTACCAAAGTTAAGCCTAAAAATGTGCAAGAATCACCTAATAAGAAAGACGTAGCAATACCTAATTGTAGTAAGTCTGACCAGGCAtcagacacaaaaaaaaattgtatcttaGAGAACACTAAGTTATCATACAAGATGTGA